From Lucilia cuprina isolate Lc7/37 chromosome 4, ASM2204524v1, whole genome shotgun sequence:
taaatcgaTTATTAAGTATGTGACTGGTATCGGTATTTGAACAACTATGTGAAtgtgcttttaaaaatttagttggaCCAGACCATATAGGCAACCACATGTCTGTTTGtgtcattattattttcacAAACATGTGTTGGTTataggtacatacatattttggaTTATGAATGCTTTTTCCATATTTGGATACTAATTGcaataaaagaaataacaaataattattataatcgaaacaatattattatatgtattaatATGCGACTCTATTATGTTGTTCGCTATATTGAAAACATTGCACATTGGGGCAGCTATATGGTGAAGGTTggcgaaaattaaaaataatatttatgaagaAAAATGTACGTTGCTGGAAAGCTGACATTTccctaaactaaaaactaattaaattcaGTTTCATAATAAGTGTATGTTTATCATGAAGAATAGACACtaacttattataaaaaatcaaaatttttaataaatttcaataaaataatttgttactaaaaaatttaaaattttaatagcgtTTATGTAAAAACGGGATTAAGTttgtaattaaagaaaaacataatttattatatttatttttataattaaaaaattttcaaagcaATATACACATTCAATATCAAAATGTTGTCACAAATTGCCTGAGAACTAGACCGCATAACCCAAATctttgaagaaaaattatttgtatagagTTATATTACCTCAAGGgacattttattaaacttttaagaaaaatatgtaaagtaTTGAATCAGtttcttaatttttactttGAAGTACACCTCATcctctttattaaaaaaatattttcatgttaaaagagggtaataaacatataaatgtgcATAAAGAAAAAGTCACAATTATTCCTAAATATAATTGTTGaaacacaaaaacatattttttaattttttggcaaTTATCTTCTAAAATTGTTCGATgggttatttaattttttacatatttgtaatATAAGAGAAATTCTCTTTTCATTGACACCTATATCAAAACCTTTGCCCCAATGTGCATTGCTGCAATCACTACctgaaaattcattttattattattaaggtAAATTTAAACCTATTAAACCTATCAAATAATGTCCTTACtgctgattttgtttttattatatatttttggggTATCCCGGTAGTAGTGCTAGCTTTACTACGACGGTCGACGGAATATAGGGCAAATAGGTAGCTAGTTTAAATCGAATTAATAATCTTTAACAAACAttagaaataaataagaaaaaactttatcttgcAGACATTTTAAAAGTCAACgaaaactaaattaaagtacaattatttatatttaaaagtatttaatcaTTCGCCTAGGTAATACATTTTTAGCACTTTAAATCAGAATATATTTAATCAACTTTGATTCATCAGAGAAATGTTAATTTCTTTGTATTTATGAGTAGAATcccttttgtaaaataaatcctATACAGTTTGATATTTAGAGAAAATAAATGAAGTTTTGTACTTTAATAGAACTTTAAGTAATTGCATCGCAATggaaatgtaaaataataatttgtaacgTCTAAAGTATACACTAGTTTGATGGCTCACATCAGCCAATAGGCCAGATGATTAAAAGTGATTTataattttcgaaataaaattgtgatagatattatttattagGGTAATTTGTGtcattaattaacattttttttaactcattcaaagttgttttcttttttgcactTTAAATTGCAAAATCGTTCACTGCCGAATCACGAGAACActactttagttttattatatacatatttagtagaataatttaaataatactttaaaatgcatacaaaataaccttttttttaaattttacaacaatttttttctaagaagTAAAAGTTTGTGCTTTAGTTTTGTCCGACACTGTATgttcatatttatgtatgtacaaaatattttaacatatacATCTATTGAAATCAATAACATAGTTTAAATCTTGTTATAACTTTAATTGGCGTcttaattagaaatatttttacgcTGATATGTTGAAATAAGTATAAAAGCGATTTAgtcatacatatattatttttagttctTGCAAGttatgaaaaacataatttagaataaaataattgcaaaaactaaatgattttagttcttAAAAGTATATCATTGATAACATTATGTATATGATATCCAAATGGTACgtacgtatatacatacatgatgATGATATTTGTCTTAatctaaaaacatgaaaatttactttaaccaatttaaaacataaattaaattttccacaATGCTAAACTACAACGTTAGTATATTTGctaatatgattatttattagttattgccaaatgaaaatttaaacgaaatcttcttaatttttctgtctagccacattttttcaattacgaaaatcttgtaaattttactaaaaaaattacatagaTTTTATGTGCATATAtagatattaatttatatatttttttgttacaaaatattcgaaaagttgtctgtttataaggaaataatattattatgaacaaagtgattacaagtaattgttgtTCAAATGACTAATACTACTTAAAACCACTTACTGTCACTTTGTCTGTTttatgaaatcaattttctgatgACTCCAGATATCTTTGGAATCCAAACCTTCAATAATATTGTacacgttttttttatttataaaaaaatatttggttaccTAAATTGTAAGACTATTAAAAATTCTATGTAATTATATTCAAACAGATATTCGTTGAAGTATTAACATGCAAACTTATGAgtctatattaaaaaattgattttaaaaatttagtgcgTGTAAATATTTGACTttgaattaaactaaaattacttattttaaaggaaatcacggatatttttgaatttaatttacatttacattacatgaaataaataaaaattttccagtTTATTTAACCAGAAACGATATCTAACAACGCTGGATTATAAATTAATGTCTGCGTGAAATTATGTTATAATCAGTggaaagttaatttaaataaaattcattaacaACTTCAcgagaaatacaaaatttacttgtCCATAGAAAAAGTGGTCCTAGTAACCGGTATAAAACATatcattttaaaacagaaaGATATGCAACAATGTATTAAGGTTACTGTTTATGATATCAATTTAATTACCTGTCCAGTTTGGTCAGTAAAAAAAGACATTAGAGATTAGATAAGCACAATCACACGTACATAATTTAtcttaagtacatacatacatatatacactaaAAACCAACATTTATATGTACGCAGATTTGTAAAAAGCAATTaggaaattgtttataataaattaaaaaatacacatttttatgaaaatcgaaaaaatggATTCGATTAATTAATATTTGCATCCAAAGTAAATTGTGTCGAATTTGTTTTGCAGgaaaaatgtaataatgttCCCACGACGACATTATTGGTATTTCATTACccaaatatatgcaattttatATATCATTATAGAAGATACTACTGTTTGTGGCACCttctaaaatactaaaattcgtttatctagTACATTATCAAGATAATAAACGAAATtaagattaaataaaaaggacGGACTAGCATTAAGGTCAAAGTACATAACACGTGATGAGGCGACAATGCGTTTCACGTTTTTCAAACTTTTCGTACTTTGTAAGGTGCATGTTACACCCCACGCGTAATTTTGAtcttattttcaatgtttttaaagaatactactattttaaagttaaaatttaaccaactataacaaatttttggaaTGACGTCTATAATGCgctgtttaataatttaataatcgttttaGCATAAGGCTAAAAAATAACGAATTATGAAAGCAGTCCAATTAagtaacatttaataaaaagaagtaTGTCGCGCATACTTTCGAGTGAAGCTCTAATGTCTAATAAATTTCAGTTTAATCtcttaataaagatttcctaaataggCGGCCTATGTTCGACCTCAAGGACTTTTTTCTCTATGTCCAACGGCCTACGGCTGGACGCAAGAATATGCCACtctataatatatttaacaCCGGATTCGCTTAGTAAAGATTTCCTTAATAGCTGACCTAAGGACGAATGCTCTTAATACAAAGAGTGTGTATTCTTAGCGAAACCGGTGTCTAATCTACCCCAGAGGAATAAATACTTGCGGCCGGCAGAAGGTCGGAcatcaaaaattgtttaagggatttttttcatatttttaataatgccCAAAAAAGCGAATTAAAtcccaaaattttgttttaattgcttTCTGAACTAATTTTTAGAGAGTTATTTCAACTTTTATGTATAACAAAGGGCTCGAGCTAGTCAATGTGAAATAacatataaattcttaaaatttcgtTAGATGAACTCTACAAATAATGGAAAGACTTACAAGAATGGGTCTGTCAGTTATACATATTATGAGTAATGAACATATGTTAAGAATGATTTTGAAGTAAATAATTAGTATGTACTACTATTAAATAGTTCTTGTGTTTCTCTTGTCAACATTCCAACGACAACATAATGGAATTGCTTtctatgtataattttttcttttaattgtttttaatagttCTACGCAATGtcgatttgttaaatttaatcgttttatatttcttaataatCATTTCAATTATTCTGcaatatatatgaattttgaaattaaacagGTATGAATTGGGTATTTATGCATATTTATCTACATTATTAACTATTGAATACATTGTACAAGTATACAATGTATAtattagggtattcaaacgattaatcgtcgatcggttaatcgataaatttttgaataaaccgaataatttgtGTCAATTAAACGATTAAGAAAAAcctattattaaacaataaaattaatgtatatcttatacaaaattcaatatttataccctacaccactatagtgggtcgcaattttctagataatttgatgaaatttggcacataccccccatacaaccgtaccccccgaaccGGTCCTTTAGGCTTATAATCacgttaaattttctattatgtcaacaaaaatctgcaaaacttagttttatagaacgataaatcACACTACTAATTTGTTATAgcgatcgggcctcatttgaccctagcctccatacaaactctccttcagaaaatgtcttgaaggtcaaaattcacttataatttctaataaaacgattaaaatctacataaataactttgtggtagacgtaaattcctctgccaaaatttataaggatagatccatatttacccttactcccctatgagccctcttgtagaaaatctcttttttgtcaataatacgtaaaaatatttcacaatacggttaaagaacaaataaaatgctttatttttaaacaaaatttccacttttttaacataatgacTGGTGttgggtatcatatagtcgacaatgtccgactatacattcatatttgatttataataaatttactttctgtattaatttcttaattacttttttataataaacaatatttattggttgatttttataacaatacttcagaaacattgCAATAAGTTTTTCTGATTTATCTACTTCTCAAAATGGGTTCATGCAAAATCATTTCAGATTTctaaaaagaaatcttaaaaataatgatGTCGCCTTTACTTCTATATCCATTTTGAtattatttctaataagttcttcagcaatacttagttatacactagttcattggaacgtatgaattatgaaataaatctcaaaaacataaattttataaacttaatttctttatatggaAGAGGAtatcacataaaaataaataatttctaatatttgagaaaaaaattaattgaattgaatttaaagtagtggaaaattataattttgtttgttattgggagaaaaatattgtaaaaatgaaataactattaaaacaacatacactTTCCTCTTATttgattaaccgaataattttgaattatccgattattaaccggccaacttaaaaccccaaataattatttgtcgaataaaccgaataagacaaaaaccagaataattgaatactctaatatatATTAGTAGTTTCGCATTAGAGTAGgccttatgtatgtatttctatgGGGAggtattaattttgttatttgattattgtaaattataaacataaatatgtactagGGTAataactttttacaattttttaacattttaaattagcCCATaccaattgaataaaaaaatacattgaaaaaGCTATATTTGTACATATTAGGTAATACCATATTATGTACCacttatattagaaaaaatatatagttttgaataaaaaaatattaaattattactgCATTACTGCATGTAAAGATTCTTCATTTTGAGTACAAACAGGACCATCCTAATGTACATACCTTCAATTTGTCTACAATGTTCGATTTACACATTAAAGTTTCTATTTATTTCTAATGACCGTTAGACATTGAACCAGTTTTACAAGATTAACGGTATGAATGGATGTATTTCTAGTTTACTCTTGCTTAAGGGGCCTCTATTCAAAATTGAACTCATGTGTAAATGTGGGCTCAAGTTTTGGTATTTTATTATTGcatacacacacgcacacaacaaatacaatttgtaataataaataatattaaagtacaaaaatacatatatacttatttcgaattaaaacataatttgtttttaaattataaatttcccgttttatttttatgtacaatgtacatatataaatatgtatcagTATAGtttgtatttcaaatatttgatacgtattttgattatttttgttatagaaacaACGTCAACGATAATAATTAAATGTTGCAACAAACCAGTAACAGTTTATTCAAATTTGTGtcaaatgtgtatgtatgcacGTGTATGTATGCacgtaatatgtttaaaaatacggtGTGTTAAGAAATCAAAGTTTCTGTATTAAACATTCAATATAAAACCAAGCATCGAAAATAATTGGTTTTTTTTCATTCGAAAGATAAGGTTACACAAAAAATATCGTATAATAATGATTAATTATAACACTTATTACATATAGATCCAACACtgttaattatttaatgacaccTTTTCCTTATATATCTTATAAATGTTACATCCATGTATAATACAGTGctccaaaacaaaataaaatcttatgaaaattctacagttatttttatattgaattaagGTAGTCAACTTAATTGTAGAAGAATGCGaatcaatttaaaagaaaatttaatttgtttacgaaTTTACTCTCTTTCACATATAAAGTTACCCTGAATGTCATTCCATTCATACTTTCTATGAACAAAAATCATGTGAAGGCATTTTCTTTTGAAACGCATCCGCCTCTGTGAGTTTGTATTTCTACTCTTAGAAATTTAGATATTCTCTTTAATGAATGTCTGAATTGTTGGTTCAAGTTTAGCTACATAGTTCTTTTTTAcatagaaacaaataaaaacagtttCCTAATAATGTTTAACAAATGGTCGCCACAGAAGTTGGaaaagttattgttattttacttatttattacaaaatttagtaaataagttaaataaCAATAGTATTTTTCATTGGTAATTAAGAATAAATCAATTCTGTCAGAACTCTACAGAATTTTATAGAGTTTAAATACGAGGCTTTATTAGGGCAtactaaatataaacataaaacaattcgCATAAGTATTAGAATttcaaattagtttaaaaaattaatattagatTAACTATTCTTAATTTAAGATCAGTCATTGGTGTTTGCTGGGATTTATAGCCTCGATTTTCACTTGAATCTTTCTCAATGATAATGATCTTACCATGTACCATTTAGGAATATAAAAACACATGGCATGTGTAAAAAATTCCAAATGTGAAAAAGGAACTTTGAATGCgaaaaaatgaatataaaaagttttaccaAATATCCAGTAAAACTCGTTGGTATTGGatgttaatttatgttttattttgtcataaattgcaattttttaacattcaaaTATGAGTATGTGTGTGAGCAATTTTTCAaccagtttaatttatttaaatgagcgTTATAAAATCCATTAAATACACTTTTAGCTAAATGATGTACTTTTTAATATTAGCGCccaaaattaaagcaaaatcgAAAAGTAATTAGATTTgtgttttcaattatttcatttactgattatttttaaacttctgtagcaataaattaaaaacaaatttctacaaAACACAAGGCTAAATGTGCGACTACAGTGCAATGTTCTAGTTTAAATTTgagttaaataactttaaaagtaaaaaagaaaaaattgaatataaaaatttgctgCAAATGGCTTAAATGCATACATTTGCAGACAagtgtacataaaatatttataaataaatattgcactATGAGCATACGCCATAGGAACATGAACATGAACGCACAGATTCCATTTTAACATTCCAAACGTGGTCAACATAGAagttgaaattgttaaaataacattGGTCGGTgtactttttgttaatataaatacaaacatacaacatACATAGTTGATCAAATCGTAAATGCCTTTCTAAACACAAAGACcagtacaataaaaaaaaacaaagtaacaCGTTTTTTGAAACCATATtgcaaaagtgaaataaaaaaatacgtcAAATATGTGTGTAATATCAGTATATATGTTTACGTAATAAAAATGTAacgtattattaaatatttgaatttatgaaTATGCTTACTAAACACATTTCCaccgtttgtttttttttccgtGGGGTGTGTTCAGTGTAATTTCATCCCAACAACAACACACATACATCATCACATGCATGTTGCGTTAAACACATAAACACGTGTGAGAGTTTTGCGTTTAAAGTCGGACATGTTCTGGGATACCCGTTATGATATTTCCCAAAAGTTAAGTACCTTACTACAAGCCGAAATTCTGGGCAATTATATGGATTTGCCTCTTGTGTTACAAAACTCTCATTACTGTTTTAATACtcacaaaaatttataagtGGAATTCTTAATATAACTATTATTTTTGTCCaatattttgaagatttttttcaataacatcatcTTTTGTAGTTAGATTGGGAGCATTAGAGagaatatcaaaataaaattgtgtattacatatgtatattttggtaattacttttaattgtaacaACTTACTTATTAACAAGCTTTTTAATGACTACATCATACAGTGCTGATTACATAGAAAAAGTCTTATAACgacttattaataatgtgttatataaatatttttaaatttatatgtcaTCTTATTCGCGAAGTTATAGGAGGTgtatacatttttctaattatttgtaacgtgaaaatattcattatttatttaatttaggcACACTCTCCGGTAAAtactgttgttttattttttgtaaatgtatacCATCAAGTTAACTGGTAGCcgctaatatttttttcagccgccgttgattaaaatgtttgacGCAGGTCTcttccattattttttttttattttgcatttactATTTGCTGGTGGGTTTTCTTATCACATTTTGATTTGTGTAAAATTCTACCGCctgttgaaataaatatattaaattgtaattacgCAAATTTGCCAGTAGCATTTAAATTACCAATCTGTGTAAAGTTCCTCACAATAAGAGAATAAACTCGGAAAAATGAGCAGTGTTTATGAAGGTTACAAATCACCGCTTAGCACACGCTATGCCAGCAAAGAAATGCAATATTTGTTCAGTGACCAAAATAAATTCTCCACCTGGAGGCAACTATGGATTTGGTTAGCCGAAGCTGAAAAGGTATGTAGAACATGTGAGATAAGCGAGAGATAAAGatgtattttacattaaaatttacttgACAGACTTTAGGTCTAGATATTTCCGATGAGCAAATAGCTGAAATGAAGGCCAATGTCAAGAATATAGATTTTGAAGCTGCTGCGGCCGAGGAACGTTTAACACGTCACGATGTTATGGCCCATGTACATGTATTTGCCAAACAATGTCCACTTGCTGCCCCTATCATTCATTTGGGTGCAACCTCCTGTTATGTAGGCGACAATACAGATCTGTTGATTTTGCGTGATGCTTTGGATCTTCTGTTGCCTCGTGTAGCTTCGGTAATTTATTGTCTTAAAGAGTTTGCTTTGAAATACAAGTCTCAACCAACTTTGGGTTTTACTCACTTGCAACCCGCCCAATTGACAACTGTTGGCAAACGTGCCTGCCTTTGGATTCAAGATTTGGTCATGGATGAACGTGCCTTACGACGCTGTCGTGAAGATTTGCGTTGTCGTGGTGTTAAGGGTACAACCGGCACTCAGGCATCCTTTTTGCAACTTTTCAATGGTGATGGCGGTAAAGTGAAGGAGTTGGATTTACTTGTGACTAAATTAGCAGGATTCCAAAAACCATATGGAGTAACCGGCCAAACCTACACTCGAAAAGTTGATGTTGAAGTTATGGGTGCATTGGCCAGTTTGGGAACTAGTATACACAAAATGTGCTCAGATTTGAGAATTTTAGCTTCACGTAAAGAACTTGAAGAACCATTTGAAACAACCCAAATTGGCTCATCGGCTATGCCTTACAAGAGAAATCCCATGCGTTCGGAGCGTTGCTGTGCTTTGGCTCGTCATCTCATTACCTTGTTCTCCAATGCCGCTAATACGCATGCCACACAATGGCTGGAACGTACTCTAGACGATTCGGCCAACCGCCGTTTGACTTTGTCGGAATCCTTCCTGTCGGCAGATGCCGCACTTCTAACACTGTTGAACATTTCTCAGGGTATGGTGGTATATCCCAAGGTGATTGAGCGTCATATATCCCAAGAGTTGCCTTTTATGTCTaccgaaaatattattatggcTATGGTTAAGGCTGGCGGTGATCGTCAGGTCTGTCATGAAAAAATCCGAGTGCTTTCTCATCAAGCCGGCGCTCAAGTTAAACAACATGGTAAAGACAACGATTTGGTAGAACGTGTCCGC
This genomic window contains:
- the LOC111679987 gene encoding adenylosuccinate lyase gives rise to the protein MSSVYEGYKSPLSTRYASKEMQYLFSDQNKFSTWRQLWIWLAEAEKTLGLDISDEQIAEMKANVKNIDFEAAAAEERLTRHDVMAHVHVFAKQCPLAAPIIHLGATSCYVGDNTDLLILRDALDLLLPRVASVIYCLKEFALKYKSQPTLGFTHLQPAQLTTVGKRACLWIQDLVMDERALRRCREDLRCRGVKGTTGTQASFLQLFNGDGGKVKELDLLVTKLAGFQKPYGVTGQTYTRKVDVEVMGALASLGTSIHKMCSDLRILASRKELEEPFETTQIGSSAMPYKRNPMRSERCCALARHLITLFSNAANTHATQWLERTLDDSANRRLTLSESFLSADAALLTLLNISQGMVVYPKVIERHISQELPFMSTENIIMAMVKAGGDRQVCHEKIRVLSHQAGAQVKQHGKDNDLVERVRNDPYFAPILHQLDEILDAKTFTGRASDQVDEFVAEEVDCVLDRYKENLKNIQIVQLNI